In Nicotiana tabacum cultivar K326 chromosome 19, ASM71507v2, whole genome shotgun sequence, one DNA window encodes the following:
- the LOC107785359 gene encoding uncharacterized protein LOC107785359, with the protein MAIKLVVGGSTLNVISAYTSQAGLDEEVKRRFWEALDEVMRGTPTTEKLFIGGDFNGHIGTCAGGYGEVHSGFDFGDRNGGGTSLLDFARAFELVIVNSIFPKMEEHLITFRGVVAKTQIDYLLLRRCDKGMCEDCKGKVEAKKVAYLKLLESTNEEQMRANKERYKEVRREEKLAVTEAKTAAFGRLYEELGAKDGDKKLFCLARARERKACDLDQVRCIKDEEGRVLMEEAQLKQRWQTYFHKLLNEEGERNIMLGGLGHSESHQDFRYCRRIKVEEIVRAMRNMSRGKPTGPDEILVDFWRNVGREDLEWLTGLFNVIFRTKRMPDEWRCSTMILLYKNKGDI; encoded by the exons ATGGCGATTAAGTTAGTAGTTGGAGGGAGCACTCTAAATGTCATTAGCGCTTACACGTCGCAAGCGGGTTTGGACGAGGAGGTTAAAAGGCGCTTCTGGGAGGCGTTGGATGAGGTGATGCGGGGTACTCCGACTACGGAGAAGTTAtttataggaggggatttcaatggtcatattgggacGTGTGCTGGTGGCTATGGCGAGGTGCACAGTGGCTTCGACTTTGGGGATAGGAACGGAGGAGGAACTTCACTGTTGGATTTTGCTAGAGCTTTTGAGTTGGTGATTGTGAACTCTATTTTTCCGAAGATGGAGGAGCATTTGATTACTTTCCGAGGTGTGGTGGctaagactcagattgattatctcctcctcaggaggtgtgaTAAGGGAATGTGCGAGGATTGTAAG GGTAAAGTGGAGGCAAAGAAAGTGGCATACCTTAAGTTATTGGAGAGCACCAACGAGGAGCAGATGAGAGCGAACAAAGAGAGATATAAGGAAGTTAGGAGGGAGGAGAAATTagcggtcacggaggctaagactgcTGCGTTTGGTCGGCTGTATGAGGAACTGGGGGCCAAAGATGGGGACAAAAAGCTATTTTGCCTGGCCAGAGCGAGAGAGAGGAAGGCATGTGACCTGGATCAAGTTAGGTGCATCAAAGATGAGGAAGGTCGTGTATTGATGGAAGAGGCCCAGCTTAAGCAAAGATGGCAGACGTACTTTCATAAACTATTGAACGAAGAGGGGGAAAGAAACATCATGTTAGGGGGATTGGGGCACTCCGAGAGTCACCAAGACTTTAGGTACTGTAGGCGTATTAAGGTTGAAGAGATCGTGAGAGCGATGCGTAATATGAGTCGGGGCAAACCGACCGGACCAGACGAGATCCTAGTAGACTTTTGGAGGAATGTGGGTAGAGAAGACTTGGAGTGGCTGACTgggctgtttaatgttattttcaggacgaagaggatgccagaTGAGTGGAGGTGTAGTACGATGATTCTGCTGTACAAAAACAAAGGTGATATCTAG